In Streptomyces sp. NBC_01717, one DNA window encodes the following:
- a CDS encoding citrate synthase, with translation MSDQAAPDDRADARAERLTTRETAERLGVKPETVYAYVSRGQLSSRRAPGGRGSTFDATEVDALVRRTGRREPAPAGGDLVFRTGITLIETDRYYFRGVDATELATHYSYEEIAEWLWTGDLRPGIRFTAPAEALTAARRAVGALPAHSGSTDRLRVAVVAAAAADPLRFDLSREAVLGSARSLIPTLVGALPTAVGAPATADGEAASHPPGLAHRLWPKLTARPADAPSLAALDTALGLLLDHDLAASTLAARVAASARAHPYAVVSAGLGVLEGPLHGAASSLAHRMLTEVLERGSATPVVADHLRTGRQVPGLGHRLYTTEDPRARTLFARLAEVPQAAPALAAARDVVTTTARHTPLHANVDLALAVLSVASGMSAEAGETVFAVSRTAGWIAHALEEYGERPLRMRPSGQYGGPRPPQSLPAPGSVATHGAHSQ, from the coding sequence ATGAGCGATCAAGCAGCACCCGACGACCGCGCCGACGCGCGCGCGGAGCGGCTCACGACGCGCGAGACTGCCGAGCGCCTGGGCGTGAAGCCCGAGACGGTGTACGCGTACGTCAGCCGGGGTCAGCTGAGCAGCAGGCGCGCCCCCGGCGGTCGCGGCAGTACGTTCGACGCCACGGAGGTCGATGCACTGGTACGGCGTACGGGACGGAGGGAACCCGCCCCGGCCGGCGGTGACCTGGTGTTCCGTACCGGCATCACGCTGATCGAGACCGACCGGTACTACTTCCGGGGTGTCGACGCGACCGAGCTGGCCACGCACTACTCCTACGAGGAGATCGCCGAATGGCTGTGGACCGGTGATCTCCGGCCCGGCATCCGCTTCACCGCGCCTGCCGAGGCCCTGACCGCGGCGCGCCGGGCCGTCGGTGCGCTGCCCGCGCACAGCGGGTCGACGGACCGACTGCGGGTTGCCGTGGTCGCCGCGGCGGCCGCCGATCCGCTGCGCTTCGACCTCTCGCGCGAGGCCGTGCTCGGCAGCGCGCGGAGCCTGATCCCGACCCTGGTCGGCGCGTTGCCCACGGCTGTCGGTGCACCCGCGACGGCCGACGGCGAAGCCGCTTCGCACCCGCCCGGCCTGGCGCACCGTCTGTGGCCGAAACTCACCGCCCGGCCGGCCGACGCGCCTTCACTTGCCGCGCTTGACACGGCTCTCGGCCTGCTGCTCGACCACGATCTGGCCGCCTCGACACTGGCCGCGCGGGTCGCCGCATCCGCCCGCGCCCATCCGTACGCGGTGGTCTCCGCGGGCCTCGGGGTCCTGGAGGGCCCCCTGCACGGCGCCGCGAGCAGCCTGGCCCACAGGATGCTGACCGAGGTCCTGGAGCGGGGCAGTGCGACCCCGGTGGTCGCGGACCATCTCCGCACCGGCCGTCAGGTGCCGGGGCTCGGACACCGGCTCTACACCACCGAGGATCCGCGCGCACGGACGCTGTTCGCCAGGCTCGCGGAGGTCCCGCAGGCGGCACCCGCGCTGGCCGCTGCACGCGACGTGGTCACCACGACCGCGCGCCACACCCCGCTGCACGCCAACGTCGACCTGGCGCTGGCCGTGCTCTCCGTCGCCTCCGGCATGTCGGCGGAGGCGGGTGAGACGGTGTTCGCGGTGTCCCGTACAGCGGGCTGGATCGCCCATGCGCTGGAGGAGTACGGGGAACGTCCGTTGCGGATGCGCCCCAGCGGCCAGTACGGAGGTCCCCGCCCGCCTCAGTCACTGCCTGCCCCGGGATCGGTCGCCACACACGGGGCTCACTCGCAATAG
- a CDS encoding DUF7342 family protein has product MIEVLIVDDDIRVTQINAAYVSRVPGFRVAAQAHSAAAALAAVESQRVDLVLLDHYMPDRNGLTVVRELRRLGHRTDVIMVTAARDVATVQEAMRHGALQYLVKPFTYAGLRTKLEAYAALHHTLEGGGEAEQGDVDRLFGALWAGGEPGLPKGHSPTTAELVRQALRGADGPLSAQEIAESAGMSRQTAQRYLKLLERTGRVRLTLRYGETGRPEHRYTWATGS; this is encoded by the coding sequence GTGATCGAGGTCCTGATCGTCGACGACGACATCCGGGTTACGCAGATCAACGCGGCCTACGTCTCCAGGGTGCCCGGATTCCGGGTGGCCGCTCAGGCGCACAGCGCCGCAGCGGCCCTCGCCGCGGTCGAGTCACAGCGCGTGGATCTCGTCCTGCTGGACCACTACATGCCCGACCGCAACGGCCTGACCGTGGTGCGGGAGCTGCGCAGGCTCGGCCACCGCACCGACGTGATCATGGTGACGGCGGCGCGCGACGTCGCGACCGTCCAGGAGGCCATGCGCCACGGTGCGCTCCAGTACCTGGTGAAGCCGTTCACCTACGCGGGGCTGCGGACCAAGCTGGAGGCCTACGCGGCGCTGCACCACACCCTGGAGGGCGGCGGCGAGGCCGAACAGGGTGACGTGGACCGGCTCTTCGGTGCCCTGTGGGCCGGGGGCGAACCCGGTCTGCCCAAGGGGCACTCGCCGACGACGGCGGAGCTGGTCCGCCAGGCGCTCCGTGGCGCCGACGGTCCGCTCTCCGCGCAGGAGATCGCGGAGAGCGCCGGGATGAGCCGGCAGACGGCGCAGCGGTATCTGAAGCTGCTGGAGCGGACGGGCCGGGTACGACTGACACTGCGGTACGGCGAGACGGGCCGCCCGGAGCACCGCTACACCTGGGCCACCGGCTCCTGA
- a CDS encoding LacI family DNA-binding transcriptional regulator, with product MTRRLAQVAQKVGVSEATVSRVLNGKPGVSDATRKAVLSALDVLGYERPTQLRGERARLVGLVLPELQNPIFPAFAEVVGGALAQQGLTPVLCTQTKGGVSEADYVELLLQQQVSGVVFAGGLYHQADAAHDHYKVLADRKIPVVLINAAIAHLGFPGVSCDDSVAVEQAWRHLVSLGHERIGLVLGPADHVPSQRKLTAARALAEEAGSTVPDEWVARAMFSLEGGQAAAMRLLDRGVTGIICASDPLALGAVRAARRRGLSVPADVSVVGYDDSAFMNCTEPPLTTVRQPIEAMGRAAVELLTLQIGGRTVPSDELLFEPELVVRGSTAQPPRDISG from the coding sequence ATGACGCGACGACTTGCTCAAGTGGCACAGAAGGTGGGAGTCAGCGAGGCCACGGTCAGCCGGGTGCTCAACGGTAAGCCAGGCGTCTCCGATGCCACCCGGAAGGCCGTGCTCTCCGCGCTCGACGTCCTCGGTTACGAGCGTCCGACCCAGCTGCGGGGCGAACGGGCAAGACTGGTCGGTCTGGTCCTGCCCGAGCTGCAGAACCCGATCTTCCCTGCCTTCGCCGAAGTCGTCGGCGGTGCGTTGGCGCAGCAGGGCCTGACCCCTGTGCTGTGTACCCAGACCAAGGGCGGCGTCTCCGAGGCCGACTACGTGGAGCTGCTCCTGCAGCAGCAGGTGTCCGGGGTGGTCTTCGCGGGCGGGCTCTACCACCAGGCCGACGCCGCACACGATCACTACAAGGTGCTGGCCGACCGCAAGATCCCGGTGGTCCTGATCAATGCGGCCATTGCCCATCTCGGCTTCCCCGGTGTCTCCTGCGACGACTCCGTCGCCGTCGAGCAAGCCTGGCGCCATCTCGTCTCGCTCGGTCACGAGCGCATCGGCCTGGTGCTCGGCCCCGCCGACCATGTGCCCTCACAGCGCAAGCTGACCGCCGCCCGGGCGCTGGCGGAGGAGGCCGGCAGTACTGTGCCGGACGAGTGGGTGGCCCGGGCCATGTTCTCGCTGGAGGGCGGACAGGCCGCCGCCATGCGCCTGCTGGACCGGGGCGTCACCGGCATCATCTGCGCGAGCGACCCGCTCGCTCTCGGGGCGGTCCGTGCGGCCCGCCGGCGCGGTCTCTCCGTGCCCGCCGACGTCTCGGTCGTGGGCTACGACGACTCCGCCTTCATGAACTGCACCGAGCCGCCGCTGACCACGGTCCGTCAGCCGATCGAGGCCATGGGGCGTGCCGCCGTCGAACTGCTCACCCTTCAGATCGGGGGTCGTACGGTGCCGTCGGACGAGCTCCTCTTCGAACCGGAGCTGGTGGTGCGGGGGTCCACCGCGCAGCCTCCGCGGGACATTTCCGGCTGA
- a CDS encoding sensor histidine kinase → MSAPPPTPRRPRRLGWPQRVFSQVLLIQLAIATGVTVLATGLFLAPLSAQLDDEAMHRALAIAQSTAAQPQITEALLATAPAPGGPVQSAAERVRRSTGAEYVVVMDRRGVRWSHPDAGRIGKVVSTDPGEALAGDQVMEIDSGTLGRSARGKVPLRDESGHIVGAVSVGIAYDSVRAHLLAAIPGLLAYAGGALAVGALAAYLVSRRIQRQTQDLAFSDISALLTEREAMLHSIREGVVALDRTGRIRLLNDEAQRLLGLGPDAAGRPLDEALGLGRTADVLAGRVVGDDLLTVRGNRVLLANRMPTDDGGAVATLRDRTELEHLGRELDSTRGLIDALRAQDHEHANRLHTLLGLLELEMHDDAIEFVTEVVGGHRATAEQVTEKVHDPLLAALLVGKATVAAERGVSLRMAPGTLLPDRLVDSRGLVTAVGNLVDNALDAAAGSDGAVIEVGLRADGRTVVLQVRDSGPGVPPEQHESIFTEGWSTKELPAHGKRGLGLALVRRLAERQGGSVTVGSAPEGGAEFTVVLPEALPEPGLTATAHPEPSTAGEVQ, encoded by the coding sequence ATGAGCGCCCCACCGCCCACCCCCCGGAGGCCGCGACGGCTCGGTTGGCCGCAGCGGGTCTTCTCCCAGGTGCTGCTGATACAACTCGCCATCGCCACCGGCGTCACCGTACTCGCCACCGGCCTCTTTCTGGCACCCCTCAGCGCACAGCTCGACGACGAGGCGATGCACCGTGCGCTCGCCATCGCGCAGAGCACGGCGGCCCAGCCGCAGATCACCGAGGCGCTGCTCGCCACCGCCCCGGCCCCCGGCGGGCCCGTGCAGTCGGCGGCCGAGCGGGTCAGGCGGTCCACCGGCGCCGAGTACGTCGTCGTCATGGACCGGCGCGGGGTGCGCTGGTCGCACCCCGACGCCGGCCGGATCGGAAAGGTCGTCTCCACCGACCCCGGTGAGGCGCTCGCGGGCGACCAGGTCATGGAGATCGACAGCGGCACGCTCGGCCGCTCGGCCCGTGGCAAGGTGCCGCTCCGCGACGAGTCGGGCCACATCGTCGGGGCGGTCTCGGTCGGTATCGCGTACGACAGCGTCCGCGCCCACCTCCTGGCGGCGATCCCCGGGCTGCTCGCCTACGCGGGCGGGGCGCTGGCCGTCGGGGCGCTCGCCGCCTATCTCGTCTCCCGTCGTATCCAGCGGCAGACCCAGGACCTTGCCTTTTCCGACATCTCCGCGCTGCTGACCGAACGCGAGGCAATGCTGCACAGCATCCGGGAAGGGGTGGTCGCGCTCGACCGGACGGGACGTATCCGGCTCCTGAACGACGAGGCGCAGCGGCTGCTCGGGCTCGGCCCCGATGCCGCGGGCCGCCCGCTCGACGAGGCGCTCGGCCTCGGGCGGACGGCCGACGTGCTGGCCGGCCGAGTGGTCGGCGACGATCTGCTGACCGTACGGGGCAACCGGGTGCTGCTCGCCAACCGGATGCCGACCGACGACGGGGGTGCGGTCGCCACCCTCCGCGACCGCACCGAACTCGAGCATCTCGGCCGAGAACTCGACTCCACCCGCGGTCTGATCGACGCCCTGCGCGCGCAGGACCACGAACACGCCAACCGGCTGCACACGCTCCTGGGGCTGCTGGAGCTGGAGATGCACGACGACGCGATTGAGTTCGTCACGGAGGTCGTCGGCGGCCACCGGGCCACCGCCGAGCAGGTCACCGAGAAGGTTCACGACCCGCTGCTGGCGGCCCTGCTGGTCGGCAAGGCGACGGTCGCGGCGGAGCGCGGCGTCTCCCTTCGGATGGCGCCCGGCACGCTGCTCCCGGACCGGCTGGTGGATTCGCGCGGGCTCGTCACCGCCGTCGGCAATCTCGTCGACAACGCCCTGGACGCGGCGGCCGGGTCGGACGGCGCCGTGATCGAGGTGGGCCTTCGGGCGGACGGCCGTACGGTGGTGCTGCAGGTCCGCGACAGCGGCCCGGGCGTCCCTCCCGAGCAGCACGAATCGATCTTTACCGAGGGCTGGTCGACCAAGGAGCTCCCGGCGCACGGCAAACGCGGTCTGGGTCTCGCACTGGTACGGCGGCTGGCCGAACGACAGGGCGGCAGCGTCACCGTCGGCTCGGCGCCGGAGGGCGGCGCCGAGTTCACCGTCGTACTGCCGGAGGCCCTCCCCGAACCGGGGCTGACGGCGACAGCCCATCCGGAGCCGAGCACCGCAGGAGAAGTTCAGTGA